Proteins encoded in a region of the Megalops cyprinoides isolate fMegCyp1 chromosome 3, fMegCyp1.pri, whole genome shotgun sequence genome:
- the LOC118774581 gene encoding solute carrier family 35 member F4, whose translation MSKLTAKVSPSPCSSPQTLAPPAPAGEAVQEGGALSETAGAESGGRGVTGCCARCPLAGVRRVAWGVVLAGGIALSWAGGTHSARQVLQTLHAPFFITWFCSIWNLLIFPLYYLGHLVGADQRQWPMTRFRQCSEALGSEGMTLRAVLRGSAPFSVLWSLSTYLYLLALCRIPAGDASAVLCCSQAFCFLLSWIGLRERFMGVRIVAAILSITGIVMMAYADGFHSDSITGVALGVGSASTSALYKVLLKRRVGQVRPGVASVLLSCVGLCGSVLHSWLCVLLYLTHVEYWPTTQHVPWDWLCVLASLLLAFNMLVNLGSVLTYPTLISLGVLLSVPASTAVDFYLTAAAQLSQVRVAAAGIIGAGYLLLQLPEHWDESALRWLGGLWHGGWREDGASGEDAASEAGATARAKPKPAGVAALP comes from the exons ATGAGCAAACTGACAGCCAAGGTGTCTCCATCCCCCTGCAGCAGCCCACAGACCCTCGCACCTCCCGCGCCGGCAG GCGAGGCAGTACAGGAGGGGGGCGCCCTCTCGGAGACGGCCGGTGCGGAGAGCGGGGGCCGGGGTGTGACGGGGTGCTGCGCTCGGTGTCCGCTGGCGGGCGTGCGTCGGGTGGCGTGGGGTGTGGTGCTGGCAGGTGGCATCGCCCTGTCCTGGGCAGGCGGGACCCACAGCGCCAGGCAGGTCCTACAAACACTCCACGCCCCATTCTTCATCACCTGGTTCTGCAGCATCTGGAACCTTCTCATCTTTCCCTTGTACTACCTGGGACATCTAGTGGGGGCGGACCAGAGGCAGTGGCCAATGACACGGTTCAG GCAGTGCAGCGAGGCCCTGGGGTCAGAGGGCATGACCTTGCGTGCTGTGCTGCgaggctccgcccccttctCCGTGCTCTGGAGCCTCTCCACCTACCTGTACCTGCTGGCTCTGTGTCGCATCCCCGCGGGGGACGCCAGCGCCGTCCTCTGCTGCAGCCAGGCCTTCTGCTTCCTGCTGTCCTGGATCGGCCTGCGCGAGAGGTTCATGGGCGTGAGG ATTGTGGCAGCCATCCTGTCCATCACTGGAATCGTCATGATGGCCTATGCCGACGGTTTCCACAGCGACTCCATCACCGGGGTGGCACTTGGGGTCGGCTCTGCTTCAACCTCGGCCCTCTACAAG GTGCTGCTGAAGAGGCGTGTGGGGCAGGTGCGGCCTGGCGTGGCCAGCGTGCTGCTGtcctgtgtggggctgtgtgggaGTGTGCTGCACTCctggctctgtgtgctgctctacCTCACGCACGTGGAGTACTGGCCCACCACCCAGCACGTGCCCTGGGactggctgtgtgtgctggcctctctgctgctcg CTTTCAACATGCTGGTGAATTTGGGGAGTGTCCTCACATACCCCACCCTCATCTCTTTAGGTGTCCTGCTGAGCGTTCCAGCTAGTACAG CTGTAGATTTCTACCTGACTGCAGCCGCCCAGCTCAGCCAGGTCAGAGTGGCAGCAGCTGGAATCATCGGGGCCGGgtacctgctgctgcagctgccggAGCACTGGGATGAGAGCGCCCTCCGGTGGCTGGGAGGACTGTGGCACGGCGGCTGGCGGGAGGACGGAGCGTCCGGGGAGGATGCTGCCAGCGAGGCGGGGGCGACCGCTCGGGCCAAGCCCAAACCGGCGGGCGTGGCAGCACTGCCATGA